The region TTTTGATATAAAGATCGCGAGGGTCTTGATAACTGCCTACGACTACGACTGGGCTCACGTGGCCGCAAACGAGGCAACCGGTTTTGGAACTTCTGTGATCATGTGCCCTGCCGAGGCAGGAATCGAGAAAAGAGCCCTACCGTCTGAGACCCCGGACGGGAGACCGGGTTACTACATCCAGATCTGCCACATGAGCAAGAAGGGTCTCGAACAGCAGCTGCTTGCAAGACTCGGCCAGTGTGTTCTCACCGCACCAACAACAGCGGTGTTCAACGGCCTGCCTGATGCGGAAGAGAAGTTCGACACTGGAAACAAGCTCAGGTTCTTTGCCGATGGCTTTGAAAAACAGGTGGATGTTGGTGGCAGAAAGATGTGGGCAATCCCGATGATGGAGGGCGATTTCCTCATTGAAAATGACATAGGTTACGTTAACGGAATTGCAGGAGGAAACTTCTTCATAATGGGTGAAACCCAGCCTTCAGCTCTCGCTGCTGCAAAGGCAGCGGTTCAGGCCATTGCGGATGTTGAGGGAGTTATCACACCATTCCCTGGAGGGATAGTAGCTTCAGGTTCCAAGGTTGGAGCTAACAAGTACAAGTTCCTGAACGCAACAACCAATGAGAAGTTCGCGCCAAGCATAAGGGAGCAGGTTCCGGAAACCCACGTTCCAGAGGGCGTTAAAGCGATTTACGAAATCGTCATAAACGGAATCAGCGTTGAGGCAATCAAGGAAGCAACGAGAGTTGGAATTGAAGCGGCAACGAAGATACCTGGAGTTGTGAAAATAACAGCTGGAAATTACGGAGGAAAGCTTGGAAAGCATCTCATTCATCTGAATGAGCTGTTCTGATTCCCGGATTTTTTAATATTTTTATTTGGACAGTCAGTACCGGTAGAATAGAACTTGATGGTTTTTGGGAGTCTTTTATGTTTGAACTCAGATAATCCCTGCTGGATGATCTCAATACTGCCTAAAAAGCACTCTACCGAATTTCATGCATTTTTTGATCTGGGACAGTATCATGCTTGAAAAATCGAAATTTCCGGTTTCAGGTAAACGTCTATTGAGAGGAACAACTCAGAATGCAGCTTCCTGAATTGAGATATGGTTGTGGGCTCCTGCAAGGGTGAACCGGGGAATTTGTGTTATCCTGCCGGGACACCGGTTCGAATTTTTTCAGAATTTTTTCACTTTTTTCACCGATTCGATATCACAAGTATTAAATTTTCATGAGCGGTATCATGTAGGATGATCATCACTCTTGACAAATTCTTCCCGCTCTTCGATGATGGTTCGCGAGATGAGGCTGCTGAAATCAACTTCAAGCTGTACGAAGAAATACGCAGGTATCACGAATCCCTTTTGAGAGAGCTTGAGAGGCTGTATAAGATTGCAGAAAGGGCAAGAAGCCTCGGCCTCGATCCAAAACCGCATGTTGAGATACCTGTTGCGAGAAACATGGCTGAGAGAGTCGAAAAGCTTCTCGATATAAATGGGATTGCCAGAAAAATTGAAGATTATGAAAATGCGGGCCTCTCAAGAGTTGAAATATGCTTCAGAATCGCCAAGGACATCGTCTCCGGAGAATTTGGAAACCTTGACAAGGAGACGGCTATGGATAAGGCTGTCAGGGCAGCTGTCGCGATTCAGACAGAGGGTGTTGTTGCGGCTCCGATTGAGGGCATAGCCAAAATAAGGCTGGACAGAAATCTCGATGGTAGTGAATTCGTCAAGATATACTATGCCGGGCCAATAAGGAGTGCAGGCGGAACAGCCC is a window of Geoglobus acetivorans DNA encoding:
- the fhcD gene encoding formylmethanofuran--tetrahydromethanopterin N-formyltransferase translates to MKVNGVEVEETFAEAFDIKIARVLITAYDYDWAHVAANEATGFGTSVIMCPAEAGIEKRALPSETPDGRPGYYIQICHMSKKGLEQQLLARLGQCVLTAPTTAVFNGLPDAEEKFDTGNKLRFFADGFEKQVDVGGRKMWAIPMMEGDFLIENDIGYVNGIAGGNFFIMGETQPSALAAAKAAVQAIADVEGVITPFPGGIVASGSKVGANKYKFLNATTNEKFAPSIREQVPETHVPEGVKAIYEIVINGISVEAIKEATRVGIEAATKIPGVVKITAGNYGGKLGKHLIHLNELF